In one Cyprinus carpio isolate SPL01 chromosome B2, ASM1834038v1, whole genome shotgun sequence genomic region, the following are encoded:
- the si:dkey-68o6.8 gene encoding uncharacterized protein si:dkey-68o6.8: MDTSKTLRTLENDDSINLEIYYIEECGEENARKFWECVSQGHILERYPQLSEITAALMNSLKSQPNKEKRERDEDQGTGKEREVKKRRTESNSVSDQAGPSSQSISSQRTTDKHVKRDLQSSPDSSTELPFSRPSLHSKAEDLWNMDKHKRWLPVTCGKKKALLDRKAFYDSKLPSVFKYLKAA; the protein is encoded by the exons ATGGACACAAG caaaACCTTGAGAACACTGGAGAACGATGATAGTATAAATCTAGAAATTTATTACATTGAAGAATGTGGAGAGGAGAATGCTAGAAAGTTCTGGGAATGTGTGTCCCAGGGGCATATATTAGAGCGTTACCCTCAACTCTCTGAAATCACTGCAGCTCTGATGAACT CTCTTAAGAGTCAGCCAAATAAAGAAAAACGAGAAAGAGATGAGGATCAAGGcacaggaaaagagagagaggttaAAAAGAGAAGGACAGAGAGCAACTCTGTGAGTGACCAAGCTGGACCATCATCACAAAGCATTAGCAGCCAGAGGACGACAGATAAACACGTGAAGAGAG ATCTTCAGAGCTCTCCAGACTCCAGCACAGAATTGCCGTTTTCTCGTCCGTCCTTGCATAGTAAAGCAG AGGATCTCTGGAACATGGATAAACACAAGAGATGGCTTCCTGTCACATGTGGGAAGAAAAAGGCCTTATTGGACAGAAAAGCATTTTATGACAGTAAGTTACCCTCAGTGTTTAAATATCTCAAAGCAGCATAA